Proteins found in one Bacillus subtilis subsp. subtilis str. 168 genomic segment:
- the ykuH gene encoding hypothetical protein (Evidence 4: Unknown function but conserved in other organisms), with translation MKKLLKKLVVLFLSSLVIIFNVWYFIICAFSPEYYQNTNLTSNEIIRFEKLYHIDFPDETKFIKAREYLAGPGGDTSAVLYVSLPTKRVEKVLSDYTYMKINYTDNVGSMYGVDVSKSVAGLTTLTFGTYDKKGTFYNMKHDDDWMYKGTDWNLYFWTAASYNAVIFVFVLVIVKQMNKILN, from the coding sequence TTGAAGAAATTGTTAAAAAAGTTAGTTGTATTATTTTTAAGCAGTTTAGTTATCATCTTTAATGTTTGGTACTTTATTATTTGTGCTTTTTCCCCAGAGTATTATCAAAATACAAATCTTACTTCTAATGAAATAATAAGATTTGAAAAACTATACCACATAGATTTTCCTGATGAAACAAAATTTATTAAAGCTAGAGAGTATTTGGCTGGGCCCGGAGGAGATACGTCAGCTGTATTATATGTGTCTCTGCCAACCAAGCGGGTAGAAAAAGTTTTATCTGATTACACGTATATGAAAATAAACTATACTGACAATGTCGGTTCAATGTATGGAGTTGACGTTTCAAAGAGTGTCGCCGGTTTAACAACTCTTACATTTGGCACTTACGATAAAAAAGGAACTTTCTATAATATGAAACATGATGATGATTGGATGTATAAAGGCACTGACTGGAATCTTTACTTTTGGACAGCTGCTAGTTATAATGCTGTTATTTTTGTATTTGTTTTGGTTATTGTGAAACAAATGAATAAAATTCTTAATTAA
- the ppeE gene encoding exported metallophosphoesterase (Mn2+ and Zn2+) (Evidence 1a: Function from experimental evidences in the studied strain; PubMedId: 22767609, 24140208; Product type e: enzyme) has translation MKKMSRRQFLKGMFGALAAGALTAGGGYGYARYLEPHMIETTEHTIKSSLIPHGFDGFKIVQFSDAHLSDYFTLEDLKTVILTINESKPDLIVFTGDIIDNPDTYQHHQAVIPLLRKLNAPFGKLCIYGNHDHGGYGTAVYKSLMTAGGFTVYRNGYQTLSLADGSKIEIASLDDLMLGNPDYEGTLSRLSDRLFSILLVHEPDAALKTTDYPVNLQLSGHTHGGQIQLPFYGPIITPPYGKVYTEGMYQTGSTHIYVNRGLGMTRLPLRFLAKPEITVFTLKSTN, from the coding sequence ATGAAAAAGATGTCCAGAAGACAATTTCTAAAAGGAATGTTCGGCGCTCTTGCTGCCGGGGCTTTAACGGCCGGCGGGGGATATGGCTATGCCAGGTATCTCGAGCCGCATATGATCGAGACAACCGAACACACAATAAAAAGCTCTCTCATCCCGCACGGATTTGACGGTTTTAAAATCGTGCAGTTCAGCGATGCACACTTGAGTGATTACTTTACTCTCGAAGATTTAAAAACTGTCATTCTTACAATTAATGAATCTAAACCTGATCTCATTGTTTTTACAGGTGATATTATTGATAATCCTGATACGTACCAGCACCACCAGGCAGTCATTCCATTATTGAGAAAGCTTAATGCTCCCTTCGGCAAGCTTTGTATTTACGGCAATCATGATCACGGAGGCTATGGAACTGCCGTTTACAAAAGCCTGATGACGGCCGGAGGTTTCACGGTATATCGCAATGGCTATCAAACATTGTCACTCGCAGATGGCAGCAAAATCGAGATTGCTTCGCTTGATGACTTAATGCTGGGAAACCCAGATTATGAAGGCACCCTTTCAAGGCTGAGCGACAGACTTTTTTCCATTCTTCTCGTCCATGAACCTGATGCAGCCTTGAAAACAACAGATTATCCCGTGAACCTTCAGCTTTCCGGCCATACACACGGCGGCCAGATTCAGCTGCCTTTTTACGGACCGATTATTACGCCTCCATATGGAAAAGTCTACACAGAGGGAATGTATCAAACGGGCAGCACTCATATTTACGTAAACCGAGGCCTCGGGATGACCAGGCTGCCTTTGCGGTTTCTTGCCAAGCCTGAAATCACTGTCTTCACCTTAAAAAGCACAAATTAA
- the ykuG gene encoding putative cell wall-binding protein (Evidence 3: Putative function from multiple computational evidences; PubMedId: 17189250; Product type m: membrane component), whose amino-acid sequence MDEMVLLTQEWLNETYKGKSGYNSIEENGKTGWKTMYALTRALQLELGITQTSDSFGPTTLRKLKELGPISTSTNSKKNIVKIIQGALYCKGYGPGGLTGTFGQGTKEAIAEMQLHMGLSKTDGVVTPKVFKALLNMDSYILLNGASEKVRSIQQWLNNKYYNRENFYFMPCDGLYSRDTQKSLVYAIQYEEGLSDSIANGNFGPTTQRLIPVLRIGETDEKNSFIHLFQAALIFNGYNVPFDGVYSESVRSKVKAFQSFAKLQQSGTADFQTWASLLVSTGDPNRKGVACDSITQITSDRAESLKRAGYKIVGRYLTNAPGSTLNKKIQPGELETILKSGLNVFPIYQTYGGATNYFNKEQGKKDAFAAYKAAKEYGFKNNTVIYFAVDYDAYGNDLNNNIIPHFEGINEIMNGFLGSTYKIGIYAPRNVCTIVSKKGLAFASFVSGMSTGFSGNLGYPLPYNWAFDQISTITVGNGSGMIEIDNDICSGLDNGVNTINIVPSENKKFFDQIDVLYETAEKYAQMQSDLNNGVKKTQLANELVAQYLRKDDYKGWKWVPTAGQIDPIYREWAVKR is encoded by the coding sequence ATGGACGAGATGGTATTATTAACTCAGGAATGGCTCAATGAAACGTACAAAGGAAAAAGTGGCTACAATTCCATTGAGGAAAATGGGAAAACTGGCTGGAAAACAATGTATGCATTAACTAGAGCATTACAACTAGAATTGGGAATTACACAGACTTCCGACAGTTTTGGTCCTACAACTTTAAGAAAGCTTAAAGAATTAGGCCCGATTTCTACGTCAACTAATTCAAAAAAAAATATTGTGAAAATTATTCAAGGTGCTCTTTATTGTAAAGGTTATGGTCCAGGTGGATTAACGGGTACATTTGGTCAGGGAACGAAAGAGGCGATAGCAGAAATGCAATTGCATATGGGGCTTTCTAAAACAGACGGTGTAGTAACGCCTAAGGTGTTTAAAGCTTTATTAAACATGGACTCTTATATCCTTTTAAATGGGGCGTCAGAGAAAGTTCGTTCAATACAGCAATGGCTAAATAATAAATATTACAATAGAGAGAATTTCTACTTTATGCCCTGTGATGGCCTGTATTCAAGGGATACTCAAAAGTCTCTTGTTTATGCAATACAGTACGAGGAAGGGTTAAGTGATAGTATAGCTAATGGGAATTTTGGACCAACTACTCAAAGATTGATTCCTGTATTAAGAATTGGAGAAACAGATGAAAAAAACAGTTTTATTCATTTATTTCAAGCTGCTCTAATCTTTAATGGCTACAATGTTCCTTTTGATGGAGTATACTCTGAATCTGTAAGATCAAAAGTAAAGGCTTTTCAGTCTTTTGCAAAATTACAACAGAGTGGTACTGCCGACTTTCAAACATGGGCTTCACTTCTAGTAAGTACTGGAGACCCCAATCGAAAAGGAGTTGCTTGTGACTCAATTACTCAAATTACATCGGACAGGGCGGAGTCCCTTAAGAGGGCAGGTTATAAGATTGTAGGGCGGTATCTAACAAATGCGCCGGGGAGTACACTAAATAAAAAAATACAACCAGGTGAATTAGAAACTATCTTAAAATCAGGTTTAAATGTTTTTCCGATTTATCAAACCTATGGGGGAGCAACAAATTATTTTAATAAAGAACAAGGAAAGAAAGATGCGTTTGCTGCTTATAAAGCAGCAAAAGAATACGGGTTTAAAAATAACACTGTAATATACTTTGCAGTAGATTATGATGCATATGGTAACGATTTAAACAACAATATTATTCCACACTTCGAAGGTATAAATGAAATAATGAACGGTTTTTTAGGTTCAACTTACAAAATTGGTATTTATGCCCCTAGGAATGTATGTACTATAGTTTCTAAAAAAGGTTTAGCATTTGCAAGTTTTGTAAGTGGTATGTCTACTGGCTTTAGCGGAAACTTAGGATATCCTTTGCCTTACAATTGGGCGTTTGACCAAATTTCAACAATTACTGTTGGAAATGGTTCTGGAATGATTGAAATTGATAATGATATTTGTTCAGGTTTGGATAATGGAGTTAATACCATAAATATAGTGCCTTCAGAGAATAAGAAGTTTTTTGATCAAATTGATGTTTTATATGAAACTGCTGAAAAATATGCTCAAATGCAAAGCGACTTAAATAATGGGGTAAAAAAAACACAATTAGCTAATGAGTTGGTTGCCCAGTATTTAAGAAAGGATGACTACAAAGGGTGGAAGTGGGTCCCTACCGCAGGCCAGATTGATCCTATTTATCGTGAATGGGCAGTAAAGCGCTAG
- the ltdD gene encoding murein L,D-transpeptidase (Evidence 1a: Function from experimental evidences in the studied strain; PubMedId: 11011148, 16287140, 23832002; Product type cp: cell process), protein MLTYQVKQGDTLNSIAADFRISTAALLQANPSLQAGLTAGQSIVIPGLPDPYTIPYHIAVSIGAKTLTLSLNNRVMKTYPIAVGKILTQTPTGEFYIINRQRNPGGPFGAYWLSLSKQHYGIHGTNNPASIGKAVSKGCIRMHNKDVIELASIVPNGTRVTINR, encoded by the coding sequence CTGCTTACGTACCAGGTGAAGCAAGGTGATACACTGAACAGCATCGCGGCTGATTTCAGAATCAGCACGGCTGCATTACTCCAGGCTAATCCGTCACTGCAGGCAGGGCTCACCGCGGGACAGTCCATAGTCATCCCCGGACTGCCGGACCCTTATACAATTCCGTATCATATCGCAGTCTCAATCGGAGCGAAGACCCTTACGCTGTCCCTAAATAATCGGGTAATGAAAACCTATCCCATCGCCGTTGGTAAAATACTAACGCAAACGCCTACTGGCGAGTTTTACATTATTAACCGCCAGCGCAATCCCGGCGGCCCATTTGGCGCTTATTGGCTGAGCCTTTCAAAGCAGCACTACGGAATACATGGGACGAATAATCCCGCTTCGATTGGTAAGGCTGTTTCTAAAGGCTGCATTCGCATGCATAACAAAGACGTGATCGAACTTGCTTCAATTGTGCCAAACGGAACGAGAGTCACGATTAACCGGTAA
- the ykzU gene encoding hypothetical protein (Evidence 4: Unknown function but conserved in other organisms) has product MATYNAIIYSGGYSQTLRDFAGWTGDLLTTIQDMKLHAQEFNSPYDAAMKIIGNMYQFSLDDLFSDVDAINLANKTSVGANAQPLNIAIRDYYSNNDCMNRFTQFVNNRFDGSLDKIFSEAEYYLNTNLDPVVVPIRLAFKRAFDVEDYSEEIGKITAQAFRDVIEKKMISE; this is encoded by the coding sequence ATGGCAACTTATAATGCCATTATTTATAGTGGTGGTTACTCTCAAACACTACGAGATTTTGCTGGTTGGACTGGAGATCTATTAACAACAATACAGGACATGAAATTACACGCTCAAGAATTTAATTCGCCTTATGATGCGGCTATGAAAATAATAGGTAATATGTATCAATTTAGCCTAGATGATTTATTTAGTGATGTAGATGCAATTAATCTAGCGAATAAAACATCAGTTGGTGCTAATGCACAACCTCTAAATATCGCAATTAGAGATTATTATAGTAATAATGACTGTATGAATAGGTTCACTCAATTTGTAAATAATAGATTTGATGGTTCGTTAGACAAAATTTTCTCTGAAGCAGAGTATTATTTAAATACAAACCTTGACCCAGTTGTTGTTCCAATTAGGTTAGCCTTTAAACGTGCTTTTGATGTTGAGGATTATAGTGAAGAGATTGGAAAAATAACAGCACAAGCATTTAGAGATGTTATCGAGAAAAAAATGATATCTGAATAA
- the fadH gene encoding putative 2,4-dienoyl-CoA reductase (Evidence 3: Putative function from multiple computational evidences; PubMedId: 17189250, 21398533; Product type e: enzyme), translated as MEKKAVIITGGSSGMGKAMAKKQAELGWHVMVTGRNHEALEETKKEIQTFEGQVACFQMDVRSDSAASDMIKEAVKAFGRLDALINNAAGNFICPAEKLTPNGWKAVIEIVLNGTFFCSQAAARHWIDQKQQGVILNMAATYAWGAGAGVVHSAAAKAGVLSLTRTLAVEWGSKYGIRTNAIAPGPIERTGGAEKLFESEKAMARTMNSVPLGRLGTPEEIAALAAFLLSDEASYINGDCITMDGGQWLNPYPF; from the coding sequence ATGGAAAAAAAGGCGGTAATTATTACCGGCGGGTCAAGCGGCATGGGAAAAGCGATGGCAAAAAAACAGGCTGAATTAGGGTGGCACGTTATGGTGACAGGGAGGAACCATGAGGCACTTGAGGAAACAAAAAAAGAAATTCAGACCTTTGAGGGACAGGTCGCTTGTTTTCAAATGGATGTCCGTTCCGATTCCGCCGCTTCAGACATGATTAAAGAAGCGGTAAAAGCCTTTGGCCGGCTTGACGCGCTGATTAACAACGCGGCCGGAAACTTTATTTGTCCGGCAGAAAAGCTGACGCCCAATGGATGGAAAGCCGTTATTGAGATTGTTTTAAACGGCACATTTTTTTGCAGCCAAGCAGCGGCAAGGCATTGGATTGACCAGAAGCAGCAGGGTGTCATTTTAAATATGGCAGCCACGTACGCTTGGGGAGCGGGAGCGGGGGTCGTTCATTCCGCTGCAGCCAAAGCGGGGGTATTGTCATTGACAAGAACGCTGGCCGTTGAATGGGGGAGCAAATACGGCATTCGTACAAACGCGATAGCCCCCGGACCGATTGAACGAACAGGCGGTGCGGAGAAGCTATTTGAATCGGAAAAAGCGATGGCCCGCACGATGAACAGTGTGCCGCTCGGCCGATTGGGCACACCGGAGGAAATCGCCGCTTTGGCAGCGTTTTTGCTTTCTGATGAAGCATCCTATATAAACGGGGATTGTATCACAATGGACGGGGGGCAATGGCTGAATCCTTATCCGTTTTAA